In Saccharomonospora marina XMU15, one genomic interval encodes:
- the ygfZ gene encoding CAF17-like 4Fe-4S cluster assembly/insertion protein YgfZ, which produces MGYESALLHRPGAVAPPEGHPEFGVPWHWGDPFAEQRAAVRGVAVVDRSHRELITVTGQERLSWLHLVISQHVTELPDGSGTEALVLDSYGRVDAHMVLGYTGGTVYLDTDPGAQATSALPKGGKQSLLEYFEAMKFWSQVDLRDATGELAVLTLLGPDIPTVLDVEVGEQPYSVTPFQGGFARRMPWPGDTAVDLIVPRAQLAEVWAKLTGAGARPAGTWAFDALRVESLRPRIGVDTDERTIPHEVNWIGTAAHVAKGCYRGQETVSKVHNVGKPPRHMVLLHLDGSQEIYPEPGDPVLLGERNVGRVGSVAQHHELGPIALALVKRSTPVDAELIAGEEDRAAQAAIDPDSVPEERAAPGREAVQRLRG; this is translated from the coding sequence ATGGGTTACGAGTCTGCGCTGCTGCACCGGCCGGGCGCGGTGGCGCCACCCGAGGGTCACCCCGAGTTCGGCGTGCCGTGGCACTGGGGCGATCCGTTCGCCGAGCAGCGCGCCGCCGTGCGCGGTGTGGCCGTGGTCGACAGGTCGCACCGGGAGCTCATCACGGTCACCGGCCAGGAGCGGCTTTCCTGGCTGCACCTGGTGATCTCGCAACACGTCACCGAATTGCCCGACGGGTCGGGCACGGAGGCGTTGGTCCTGGACAGCTACGGGCGCGTCGACGCCCACATGGTGCTCGGCTACACCGGCGGCACCGTCTACCTCGACACCGATCCGGGAGCGCAGGCCACGAGCGCGCTGCCGAAGGGCGGCAAGCAGAGCCTGCTCGAGTACTTCGAGGCCATGAAGTTCTGGTCGCAGGTGGACCTGCGCGACGCGACAGGGGAGCTGGCCGTGCTGACGTTGCTCGGCCCTGACATCCCCACCGTGCTCGATGTCGAGGTCGGTGAGCAACCGTACTCGGTGACGCCGTTCCAGGGTGGCTTCGCGCGCAGAATGCCGTGGCCGGGCGATACGGCGGTGGACCTGATCGTCCCCAGGGCACAACTGGCCGAGGTGTGGGCCAAGCTCACCGGTGCCGGAGCCCGCCCCGCGGGCACGTGGGCGTTCGACGCACTGCGAGTGGAGTCGCTGCGCCCCCGGATCGGCGTCGACACCGACGAACGCACCATCCCGCACGAGGTGAACTGGATCGGCACGGCGGCCCACGTCGCCAAGGGCTGCTACCGGGGCCAGGAGACCGTGTCGAAGGTCCACAACGTGGGCAAACCGCCCCGCCACATGGTGCTGCTGCACCTGGACGGATCGCAGGAGATCTACCCCGAGCCCGGCGATCCCGTGTTGCTCGGCGAGCGCAATGTCGGCAGGGTGGGCAGCGTGGCACAACACCACGAACTGGGGCCGATCGCCCTGGCACTGGTCAAACGGTCCACGCCGGTGGACGCGGAGCTGATCGCGGGCGAGGAGGATCGCGCCGCGCAGGCCGCCATCGACCCCGATTCGGTCCCCGAGGAACGCGCCGCGCCCGGACGTGAGGCGGTCCAGCGCCTGCGCGGGTGA
- a CDS encoding aminodeoxychorismate lyase, with translation MRVLAFLDGTLADPDATHLRVDDLGVLRGDGIFETILVTDGKPRELEAHLDRLARSAAMMDLPRPDRPAWERATRQVIDNWPDSSEIAIKLVYTRGIEGDPDSTPTAFALGMEIDGKVKRARADGIAAVTLERGIDAGLAERAPWLLLGAKSLSYAVNMAAVREANRRGAADVIFTATDGSVLEGPTSSVVVARGRTLYTPPPTLGILPGTTHGAVFRAAESAGWTTKVEPVAAADLRSADGVFLASSVRKLTRVHTLDGERLPDSTLLHAELASAYDAQYE, from the coding sequence ATGCGCGTGCTCGCTTTTCTGGACGGCACACTGGCCGATCCCGATGCCACCCACCTGCGTGTCGACGACCTCGGGGTGCTGCGTGGCGACGGGATCTTCGAGACGATCCTCGTCACCGACGGCAAGCCGAGAGAGTTGGAGGCGCACCTGGACCGGCTGGCCCGCTCCGCGGCGATGATGGACCTGCCGAGGCCGGACCGGCCTGCGTGGGAGCGTGCGACCAGGCAGGTGATCGACAACTGGCCGGACTCCTCGGAGATCGCGATCAAGCTCGTCTACACGCGCGGCATCGAAGGCGACCCCGACTCGACCCCGACCGCGTTCGCCCTCGGCATGGAGATCGACGGCAAGGTCAAGCGGGCCCGCGCCGACGGCATCGCGGCCGTCACACTCGAGCGCGGTATCGACGCGGGGTTGGCAGAGCGGGCGCCCTGGCTGCTGCTCGGCGCCAAGTCGCTGTCCTACGCCGTCAACATGGCCGCCGTCAGGGAGGCCAACCGGAGGGGAGCCGCGGACGTGATCTTCACGGCGACCGACGGTTCGGTGCTCGAAGGACCCACCTCCAGCGTCGTGGTGGCAAGGGGGCGCACGCTCTACACGCCACCGCCGACACTGGGCATCCTGCCTGGCACGACGCACGGGGCCGTGTTTCGCGCGGCCGAAAGTGCGGGCTGGACCACGAAGGTCGAGCCGGTGGCTGCCGCCGACCTGCGTTCGGCCGACGGGGTGTTCCTGGCTTCGTCGGTGCGCAAGCTCACCCGGGTGCACACCCTGGACGGCGAGCGACTGCCGGATTCCACACTCCTGCACGCGGAGTTGGCCAGCGCCTACGACGCGCAGTACGAATGA
- a CDS encoding RsiG family protein, with product MIEVRPGGRRRIDRVLAADYARDLETMSLSTLRERRDEAAQEETDLSYLRRLLHARIDIVRAEQQRRQSGGATSIVEQLTTILAENALGPAMGSGRHQTLEPSRAGEYRRKAEELLGDADLSDVSSLTEERLRETLRALREHESSVSTRRRQVQAVVDAFNAEIAKRYAQGTASVDELLASQRGGDEADDG from the coding sequence GTGATCGAAGTCCGGCCAGGCGGACGCCGTCGCATCGACCGTGTCCTCGCCGCCGACTATGCGCGTGACCTGGAGACGATGTCGCTGTCGACGCTGCGGGAGCGCCGCGACGAGGCCGCACAGGAGGAAACGGACCTGTCGTACCTGCGCAGGTTGCTGCACGCACGTATCGACATCGTGCGCGCCGAGCAGCAGCGCAGGCAGTCCGGTGGGGCCACCAGCATCGTCGAGCAGTTGACCACGATCCTCGCCGAGAACGCGCTCGGCCCCGCCATGGGTTCGGGACGGCATCAGACGCTGGAACCTTCGCGCGCCGGTGAGTACCGGCGCAAGGCCGAGGAACTGCTCGGCGACGCCGACCTTTCCGACGTGTCCTCGCTCACCGAGGAACGGCTGCGGGAAACGCTGCGGGCGCTGCGCGAGCACGAATCCTCCGTTTCGACGCGGCGCAGGCAGGTGCAGGCGGTCGTCGACGCGTTCAACGCCGAGATCGCCAAGCGATACGCCCAGGGCACCGCATCGGTGGACGAACTGCTGGCCAGCCAGCGAGGCGGGGACGAAGCCGACGATGGCTGA
- a CDS encoding asparaginase, with product MADGEPSPVLVEVVRSGFVESVHRGALVVTAPDGTVRVALGDVDRPVFPRSANKPLQALGMLNAGLRVTDDALALVCASHSGEAGHVARALAMLEQVGLGEADLHCPPEPRRAAMNCSGKHAGMLTACVQRGWATAGYTDPAHELQRTIAATIEELTGEPIAATGVDGCGAPLFAFSLTGLARAFSSASRTRVGEAMRTHPWLVAGTGREDTLLMLAVPGLLTKGGAEGVHAMALPDGSAVALKIDDGAGRGRAPLLVAALRASGSLPQNPAARAVLDGLGNAAGTVLGGGREVGELRVSRHCLAVLETALESAAPATAPGSG from the coding sequence ATGGCTGACGGCGAACCCTCGCCGGTTCTGGTCGAGGTCGTCCGTTCGGGGTTCGTCGAAAGCGTGCACCGCGGCGCGCTCGTGGTGACCGCCCCGGACGGCACCGTTCGCGTGGCACTCGGCGATGTGGACCGGCCGGTCTTCCCGCGCTCGGCGAACAAACCACTGCAAGCCCTCGGCATGTTGAACGCGGGACTGCGGGTGACCGACGACGCGCTGGCCCTTGTCTGCGCCTCACACAGCGGCGAGGCGGGCCACGTTGCCCGCGCGCTGGCGATGCTGGAGCAGGTGGGGCTCGGTGAGGCGGACCTGCACTGCCCGCCGGAACCACGCCGCGCGGCGATGAACTGCTCCGGCAAGCACGCGGGCATGTTGACCGCCTGTGTGCAGCGCGGCTGGGCCACCGCCGGCTACACCGACCCGGCACACGAACTGCAACGCACCATCGCGGCGACGATCGAGGAACTCACCGGGGAACCCATCGCGGCAACCGGTGTGGACGGTTGCGGCGCCCCGCTCTTCGCGTTCTCCCTGACGGGGTTGGCGCGGGCGTTCTCCTCGGCGAGCAGGACGCGGGTGGGCGAGGCCATGCGGACCCATCCGTGGCTCGTCGCGGGCACCGGCCGCGAGGACACGCTGCTCATGCTGGCGGTACCGGGCCTGCTCACCAAGGGCGGCGCCGAGGGGGTGCACGCGATGGCGCTGCCCGACGGCTCGGCCGTGGCACTCAAGATCGACGACGGCGCGGGCAGGGGCAGGGCTCCGCTGTTGGTCGCGGCGCTGCGGGCGTCGGGCTCGCTGCCGCAGAACCCGGCCGCGCGCGCGGTGCTCGACGGACTGGGCAACGCGGCGGGCACCGTACTCGGTGGCGGGCGGGAGGTCGGTGAGTTGCGCGTGTCCCGGCACTGCCTCGCTGTCCTCGAGACCGCCCTTGAATCGGCCGCGCCAGCCACCGCACCGGGCAGCGGCTGA